The sequence GGCGAAGTAGGCGTCCACCAGGCCGACCGAGCTCGCCCGGCCCGACTCGAGCGCCGCCTGGAGCTCGGGGATCGAAGCCTCCCATACCTCGAACGGCGCCGACCCGGCGGCGTCCGCCGTCTGGGCGGAGAGTCGTGCCGCGGACGGGACTCCCGCCGCCAACACGAGACCCCACGCGAGGCGGCGGGTGATGAGGCGGCGGGTGATGAGGCGGCGGACAGCGAGGCCGGGGACGATGCGGCCCCGGGCGACGAGGTTAGCGGGTTCCATGTGCCAGATGTCCTTCCCCGATGGCCACGAACGTCCCTGAGCAGGTGGCCGTACACTCGCCCCCAGACAGCAGTTCGGCTTCGACCACGACCTTGCGCTCGCCCGCCTCGGCGATCCGCGCCCGGAGTTGCACCGGAGCGTCGGAGGGCGTCGGCTTCCGGAGCCGGACCGTGTATTCGGCCGTCACGGTGACGGGCGGATGGTCCAGGCCGCGCGTGCGCATGAAGTAGTGCGCGGCGCACCAGTTGCACTGGCAGTCGAGCAGCGTCCCGATGATGCCTCCGTTGAGGATGCCCGGGAACGACCGGTGATTCGGCCCGGGCGTCCATTCGGCCACCACCTCGTGACCGTCGTCCCCGGCGGGGAAGCTGCGTAGCCGGAGCCCGTCCGGATTCGCCGGGCCGCAGCCGAAACAGATCGACTCGGGCACATACCTGTCCTGCAGCGCCTCGCTCACCGCGCCGCGGCCCGCTCGCGCTCCACGAGGAACCTCCGGAGGATCTTGCCCGATGCTGATTTCGGGATCTCTTCGAGGAACTCCACGGCGCGGATCTTCTTCTGCGGCGCCACGCGCTCCGCCACGTACCGCATGATTTCCTCGCCGCTCACGTCTCCCGCCCGCACGACGCACGCCTTCGGGATCTCCCCCGCCTCCTCATCCGCCACCGGAATGACGGCGACATCGGCCACGGCCGGATGCGAGAGGAGGAGGTCCTCGAGTTCGGCCGGAGCCACCTGGTATCCCTTGTACTTGATGAGCTCCTTGGCCCGGTCGACGATCGTCACATACCCGTCTTCGTCCGCGCGCCCCACGTCACCCGTATGGAGCCAGCCCTCGGCGTCCAGCGTGCTCGCCGTGGCCTCCGGATTGTTGAGATAGCCCTTCATCACCTGGGGACCGCGGATCCACACCTCCCCTTCCCCGCCGGGTCCCCGCGCCTCCCCCGACTCGAGATCGACGATCATCATCTCGGTGCTCGGGATCGTCGGCCCGATCGTCCCGATCTTCTCCGCATCGACGCTCTCCCCGAAACAGACGTGCGTCACCGGACTCGCCTCGGTGAGGCCGTAACCCTGGAACACGCGACACCCGATCCGTTCCTGGCAGGCGAGGGCGATCTCCTCTCCCAACGGGGCCGCCCCGGACATGATCCAGTTCACGGACGAGAGGTCGTAGCCGTCGACCGCGGGGTGCTTGGCGAGGCCGAGCACGATCGGCGGCACGAGGTAGAGACACGTCGCCCGGTAATGCTGAATCGCGCCCAGGAACTCCTCGAGATCGAAGCGGGGCATCGTGACGACGGTCGCGCCCGCCTTCAGGGCGCCGCTCATGACGACGACCATCCCGTAGATGTGGAAGAAGGGGAGGACGGCGAGCACGACGTCGTCGGCGTCCACAAGGCCGATGGCGCTGAACTGCTCGATGTTCGCGACGAGGTTCCGGTGCGTGAGCATCACGCCCTTCGAAACGCCCGTCGTCCCGCTCGAATACGGGAGCGTGAGAAGGTCCTCGGCGGGATTGAGGATGCCCGCCGGTTCCAGATCGGTCGGAATCCCATCCTTCAGCCCGTCTGCGATGAGGTCGGCGAAGGCGGTCGCGCCCTCCGCCTCGCCGAACACGAAGATCTCTTCGATGCCCGTCCGTGCCGCGACCGCTCGCGCCCTCTCCAGAAGCGGGGGGACGGTGATGAACCAGCGGGCGCCGGAATCGTTCAGCTGGGAGACGAGTTCGTCATCCGTGCTGAGAGGGTTGAGCGTCGTGCTGCAGCCGCCGGCCATGCCGGCCGCGAGGAAGGCCGTCGCGTACTCGGGCAGGTTCGGGCTGCAGATGGCGACCACGCCTCCCCGCCCCAGTCCGCGGGCCGCGAGGCCCCGCGCCGCGGCGCGCGCCTGATCCCGGAGTTGACCGTAGGTCACCGCCCGGCCGCTCGGTCCTTCGATGAACGCGGGTTTGTCCCGGCGATCCTCAAGGGAACCCAGAAGATAGTCGGAGAAGGACTGCTCCGGGACGGCGATCGGGGGGTGGGGGCTCTGGAAGATCATCGCGGGAAGATCGGCGTATCGGCGGCGGTGCGGCAAGGCGGCCGCGAACCCGCGTAACGGCTGCGTTCGCCACCCCGACGGGATAGACTCGTGTGCCGTGACCATCAACCGAAGGATCCTGCTGTGCGCCGTGGCCCTCGCCCTGGGGGCGCTCTTCATCCGCCTCGGCTTCTGGCAACTCGACCGGCATGGCGAACGGAGCGCCGGGGTGCGCACGCGCGCCGAGCGCGCCGACGCCCCGCGGCTCGAGTGGCTCGGCCCCGGCGACGTGCCTCCCGACACGGCAGGCCTCATCGGCCGCCGCGCGCGGCTCGCCGGCCGGTGGGACCGGGCCGGCGAGATCATCCTCCGGAGCCGCACCCTAGACGGGCGGGCGGGCGCGGAGGTGCTGACCCCCTTCCGGGTCGGCGGCGACGCCGAGCAGGTCGTGATGGTCCTGCGCGGCTGGCTGCCCGCGCCCGACGGCCTCCGCCCCGACCTCGCGTCCGGGTGGACGGATTCGCCGGAAGGCGCCTCGGGCCCTCGCGGGGAAGCCCAACCCTCCGCCACGGTCGAGGGGGTCTTCGTGTCGTCGCGGGACGGACGCGGCGGGCAGCCGCTCCAGCCCGAGATCGCCGGGACGCCCCACCTCGCCATCGCCGGGCTTGACCTCGCCTTGATCCGCGAAGAGACGGCCCTCGATCCCACGCCTCACGTCCTGCGGGCGAACGATCCTTCCCCGGGCGGCGTCCTGCGTCCCGCCCGCGCGCTCGAGACCGACGCCGGCCCGCACCTGTCCTACGCGATCCAGTGGTTCGCGTTCGCCGTCATCGGGCTGGGCGGAACCGCGATCCTGCTCCGCTCCTCAGGCGGCCGGAAATCCCCATCCGAAAGGATGCGATCGTGAGCCATCGAAAGTTTTCCGACCGCCGGGGAAAGCGCTGGGAGGTGCGCGTCGCCTCGCGATCCGAATGGCGGTTCGAGCCGCTGCCGGGAAACCCGGGCACGCCGCACCGCGTACGTCCTCCGCTATACGCCGGGGACGACCCGTTCGAACTCAGCGAGCAGGAACTCCAGTCCATACTCGGCACCGCGACGCCGGAGGCGAGGACCGACCGCGGCGTTCCGCGCGCTTCGCCCTTCGGGGAGGCCTACGAGCCGCGCAGAAAGAAATCACCCTTCCTCGACGACGATGACTGACCCACAGGAGGCACGCGATGTCTGAAACGCCGCTCGGCCGCTTCTGCTGGTACGAGCTTCTCACGACGGACCTCGAAGGCGCGCAGGATTTCTACCGGCGGATC comes from Candidatus Palauibacter australiensis and encodes:
- a CDS encoding PaaI family thioesterase, with translation MSEALQDRYVPESICFGCGPANPDGLRLRSFPAGDDGHEVVAEWTPGPNHRSFPGILNGGIIGTLLDCQCNWCAAHYFMRTRGLDHPPVTVTAEYTVRLRKPTPSDAPVQLRARIAEAGERKVVVEAELLSGGECTATCSGTFVAIGEGHLAHGTR
- a CDS encoding AMP-binding protein; this translates as MIFQSPHPPIAVPEQSFSDYLLGSLEDRRDKPAFIEGPSGRAVTYGQLRDQARAAARGLAARGLGRGGVVAICSPNLPEYATAFLAAGMAGGCSTTLNPLSTDDELVSQLNDSGARWFITVPPLLERARAVAARTGIEEIFVFGEAEGATAFADLIADGLKDGIPTDLEPAGILNPAEDLLTLPYSSGTTGVSKGVMLTHRNLVANIEQFSAIGLVDADDVVLAVLPFFHIYGMVVVMSGALKAGATVVTMPRFDLEEFLGAIQHYRATCLYLVPPIVLGLAKHPAVDGYDLSSVNWIMSGAAPLGEEIALACQERIGCRVFQGYGLTEASPVTHVCFGESVDAEKIGTIGPTIPSTEMMIVDLESGEARGPGGEGEVWIRGPQVMKGYLNNPEATASTLDAEGWLHTGDVGRADEDGYVTIVDRAKELIKYKGYQVAPAELEDLLLSHPAVADVAVIPVADEEAGEIPKACVVRAGDVSGEEIMRYVAERVAPQKKIRAVEFLEEIPKSASGKILRRFLVERERAAAR
- a CDS encoding SURF1 family protein, yielding MTINRRILLCAVALALGALFIRLGFWQLDRHGERSAGVRTRAERADAPRLEWLGPGDVPPDTAGLIGRRARLAGRWDRAGEIILRSRTLDGRAGAEVLTPFRVGGDAEQVVMVLRGWLPAPDGLRPDLASGWTDSPEGASGPRGEAQPSATVEGVFVSSRDGRGGQPLQPEIAGTPHLAIAGLDLALIREETALDPTPHVLRANDPSPGGVLRPARALETDAGPHLSYAIQWFAFAVIGLGGTAILLRSSGGRKSPSERMRS